From a single Calditerrivibrio sp. genomic region:
- the dnaA gene encoding chromosomal replication initiator protein DnaA — MDSNLWDEVLKIAENTLSPQVIQTWLKPLRISDVRGDIIVIEAPNRFYKNWVEDKYLDVLKAIFQNEYNIQSDIQIVVASSQLVQKPDEQQSVLKTIQIIHNNSTNLNKQYTFENFVVGASNQFPHAAALAVAEGYFQTYNPLFIYGGVGLGKTHLMHAIGNKILEKFPKLKILYISSESFTNEMIYALKSKSMDIFREKYRNIDLLLFDDVQFLAGKTRSTEEFFYTFNCLYDLQKQIVLTSDKEPNEIADLEERLRSRFSWGLVADIQPPSIDEKIAIIIKRSEMMNINISNEVASFLAENLKGDNIRDLIGALIRLNAFSTFHNEPITIDLAKRALEKFMIKKDTVITADMIINKVCEFFNIKQSEIKSKNRNRLISYPRQICMYLLREKLHISLQDIANIFGGRNHSTVLHSIKEIQNRLNTDQELKTVLNTILRNIYK, encoded by the coding sequence ATGGATAGCAATTTGTGGGATGAGGTACTTAAAATTGCTGAAAACACCCTTTCACCTCAGGTAATTCAAACGTGGTTAAAACCTTTAAGGATTTCAGATGTAAGAGGTGATATCATTGTAATAGAAGCACCTAATAGATTTTACAAGAATTGGGTAGAAGACAAATATTTAGATGTATTAAAGGCTATCTTTCAAAATGAGTATAACATACAGTCAGATATACAGATAGTTGTTGCTTCCTCCCAATTAGTCCAAAAGCCCGATGAACAGCAATCTGTTTTGAAGACAATTCAAATAATACATAACAATTCCACAAACCTAAACAAACAGTATACTTTCGAAAATTTTGTTGTGGGTGCCTCAAATCAGTTTCCCCATGCAGCTGCTTTGGCTGTAGCCGAGGGGTATTTCCAAACATATAACCCTCTCTTTATTTACGGTGGTGTTGGGTTGGGTAAGACCCATTTGATGCACGCAATAGGTAATAAGATACTTGAAAAGTTTCCCAAACTTAAAATACTTTATATCTCGAGTGAATCCTTTACCAATGAAATGATATATGCCCTAAAGTCTAAATCTATGGATATATTTAGGGAGAAATACAGAAATATCGATCTGTTGCTTTTTGATGATGTTCAGTTTTTAGCTGGTAAAACAAGAAGCACTGAAGAGTTTTTTTATACCTTTAATTGCTTGTATGACTTACAAAAACAGATCGTCCTGACTAGTGACAAAGAACCTAATGAAATAGCTGATCTAGAAGAACGGTTAAGGAGCAGGTTTTCTTGGGGTCTTGTGGCTGATATACAGCCCCCATCCATCGATGAAAAAATTGCTATTATCATAAAAAGATCAGAAATGATGAATATAAACATTTCGAACGAAGTGGCTTCTTTTTTAGCTGAAAATTTAAAAGGGGATAACATCAGAGATCTTATAGGTGCTCTAATTAGGTTAAATGCTTTTTCAACATTTCACAATGAGCCTATAACTATAGACTTAGCTAAAAGGGCTTTAGAAAAGTTCATGATAAAAAAAGATACCGTAATAACAGCTGACATGATAATCAACAAAGTCTGTGAATTTTTCAACATTAAGCAATCAGAGATAAAGTCAAAAAACAGAAACAGGCTTATTTCTTATCCAAGACAAATCTGCATGTACCTTCTGCGGGAAAAGCTTCATATTTCCCTACAGGATATTGCAAATATATTTGGCGGTAGAAACCATTCAACAGTTCTCCATTCCATAAAAGAGATCCAAAATAGACTTAATACTGATCAAGAATTAAAAACTGTTCTCAATACCATCTTAAGAAATATATACAAATAA
- the dnaN gene encoding DNA polymerase III subunit beta: MKFKLIKQELYYILNNAINFTSSKNTNTILQNIYISAENNTVLFKTNNILSGFCAQIEANVESEGSTTVICKKLLDIVKELPDSSQISFNFDGSRLKITSGQANFTLATMPTEMFPAMTDIVPEYSIKVESKLLYEAINKTIFCVANSSTKIEFTGLHLKVYGNKLELHSADFQRISSIVLNLPEEQSDEFIINIPKKTASDLLKIIGDTLTVELHTDKKQLMVISGNIKVYSRLIDRSVKSINSLFSADTPIEVTLNKTDFLENLKKVMAIASEVTYAVVLSFSSNSLTIYSLETEYGQGIDRIENISHIGDDIDIIVNGKLLQEILNHIDSTNVTIKMSGRRNPIFIYPDTGNYKYLLVPLAIDRG, encoded by the coding sequence ATGAAATTTAAACTTATAAAACAGGAGTTATATTATATACTAAATAACGCGATAAACTTCACCAGTTCCAAGAATACAAATACTATATTACAAAATATATACATTTCAGCTGAAAACAACACTGTCCTTTTTAAAACTAACAATATATTATCAGGTTTTTGTGCACAAATAGAAGCCAATGTGGAATCAGAGGGTAGTACCACAGTTATATGTAAGAAGCTTCTTGATATCGTGAAGGAATTGCCAGATTCTTCCCAGATAAGCTTCAATTTTGATGGCTCAAGGTTAAAAATAACATCAGGTCAAGCAAACTTTACCCTTGCAACCATGCCCACTGAAATGTTCCCTGCAATGACAGATATAGTTCCTGAATACAGTATAAAAGTCGAATCAAAATTGTTATACGAAGCTATAAACAAGACCATCTTCTGTGTTGCTAACAGTTCGACAAAAATCGAGTTTACAGGTTTACATCTAAAAGTATACGGTAATAAGTTGGAGCTTCATTCTGCTGACTTTCAAAGGATATCATCTATCGTTTTAAACCTTCCTGAAGAACAGTCAGATGAATTTATTATAAATATCCCCAAGAAAACAGCTTCGGATCTTCTAAAGATCATTGGTGATACATTAACCGTTGAGTTACACACAGACAAAAAGCAGTTGATGGTCATTTCAGGAAATATCAAAGTCTATTCAAGGCTAATAGACAGATCGGTAAAATCAATAAATTCACTATTTTCTGCTGATACACCTATAGAGGTTACTTTAAATAAAACAGATTTCTTAGAAAACCTCAAAAAAGTAATGGCCATAGCAAGTGAAGTAACTTATGCTGTAGTGCTCTCTTTTTCATCAAATTCTCTAACAATTTATAGTCTTGAGACTGAATATGGGCAGGGGATCGATAGAATTGAAAACATTAGCCACATAGGTGATGACATAGATATCATAGTAAATGGTAAGTTACTTCAGGAGATACTCAACCATATCGATAGTACCAACGTCACAATAAAAATGTCTGGCAGAAGAAATCCGATCTTTATCTATCCAGATACTGGTAATTATAAGTATCTATTGGTACCTTTAGCTATTGACAGAGGTTAG
- a CDS encoding AAA family ATPase: MPLKGLNLLNFRNYTSRSFTFEKKNFIFGKNGSGKTSLLEAIYFIFTGKSFRTSRVSNLINNNSNTFRIDLRYEHDGIDMGIYIYYDHKKHVYINNKPVESIYTFYFNHPIAFYSPENEGFLSYEQEQRRKFLDRTIFYIDLDYLNLLKRYKKVCELKKGYIFKGIRDKLFFNVLNEQINDISSKIQKKRKKVIDKYNTILSSTITNIPSSGVEFFQLTYEPSVFNPDILEKEISTGLLLSGPHRDRISFQLNGDNADIVASFGQRKTISICCLYCFLKLVELFRKNDIIIILDELYSSLDTERAEYFMDIFNTCQLFVTGQTVPSFNDMNLINLN, encoded by the coding sequence ATGCCTCTGAAAGGGTTAAACTTATTAAATTTTAGAAATTACACAAGTAGATCTTTTACTTTTGAAAAAAAGAATTTCATATTCGGTAAAAATGGCTCCGGTAAAACATCATTACTAGAAGCTATTTATTTCATCTTCACCGGTAAAAGTTTTAGGACAAGTAGAGTTAGTAATCTAATCAATAATAATTCAAACACCTTTAGAATAGATCTTAGATATGAACATGATGGTATAGATATGGGTATATATATTTATTATGATCATAAAAAACATGTATATATCAATAATAAACCTGTTGAGAGCATTTACACCTTCTATTTCAATCATCCAATAGCTTTTTATTCGCCTGAAAATGAAGGTTTTTTGTCTTACGAGCAGGAACAAAGAAGAAAATTCCTCGATAGAACTATATTTTATATTGATTTAGATTACCTGAATCTTTTAAAAAGATATAAAAAGGTATGTGAATTAAAAAAAGGTTATATATTTAAAGGTATAAGGGATAAGCTTTTTTTTAATGTGCTAAACGAACAGATAAACGATATCTCCTCTAAGATTCAAAAGAAAAGAAAGAAGGTAATAGATAAGTATAATACGATATTATCGTCAACAATTACAAATATCCCCTCATCTGGTGTAGAATTTTTTCAATTAACATACGAACCGAGCGTTTTTAACCCTGATATTTTAGAAAAGGAGATCTCTACGGGATTATTACTTTCTGGTCCTCATAGAGATAGAATTTCCTTCCAATTAAACGGAGATAATGCAGATATTGTCGCTTCCTTTGGTCAAAGAAAAACTATATCTATATGCTGTCTATATTGTTTTTTAAAACTGGTTGAACTATTTAGAAAAAATGATATAATCATAATTTTGGATGAATTATATTCCAGTTTAGACACTGAACGTGCTGAATACTTTATGGATATTTTTAATACTTGTCAACTTTTTGTAACAGGACAAACTGTTCCTTCATTTAACGATATGAATTTAATAAACTTAAACTAA
- the gyrB gene encoding DNA topoisomerase (ATP-hydrolyzing) subunit B produces MLEDMNFDGNTYSEESIKVLEGLEAVRQRPGMYIGSVDTKGLHHLVYEVVDNSIDEATAGFCKNIIVTLHVDGSVTVEDDGRGIPVGIHPTAKKPTVEVVMTTLHAGGKFNSGAYFASGGLHGVGVSVVNALSEYLEVTVKRDGKVYFQRYERGVPVCEFKEIGKTEKTGTKVRFKPDPEIFETTEFHFEVLSKRFRELAFLNSGVRIKAIDEINDRSHDFLFDGGIVSYIKFLNKGKELLFDDPIYVSGKYENVLVECAILYNTSFDEKITSFVNNIHTEEGGTHESGFKTAFTKAFNNFVNKHNLLKEKISLEGDDVREGMSAIVSVKLNEPMFEGQTKSKLGSSIGKVAVEAVLGSFLPDFFEENSVVVKKILDKAVQAYRAREAARKAKELTRRKNALDVSTLPGKLADCQEKDPALSELFIVEGDSAGGSAKQCRDRRFQAILPLKGKILNVEKARYDKLLSNNEIKTIITALGCGIGKDDFDINKLRYHKIIIMTDADVDGAHITTLLLTFYFRYMRPIIERGYLYIARPPLYKIKKNKVERYVHNEEEFEDFILDMGLEGVVVDGVPEIRYKEIFRNLFYMKRLLSKYEKKGYTEDLILVLSLRFDLEPEKLADKDYVEELRVFLNGKNVFSSYQSNFIDFNEEYNRYNIFFTTATGSVYAINTDFLSTPEFKEIRRLGRYLKEIGGIPIKLSADGSSYEFSKVSELINFIESRGKKGLTIQRYKGLGEMNPEQLWETTVDPARRVLYRVTIEDAEEADTLFSLLMGDVVAPRREFIEENALYAKNIDI; encoded by the coding sequence ATGTTAGAAGATATGAACTTTGATGGTAATACTTATAGTGAAGAATCGATAAAAGTGCTTGAGGGTTTGGAAGCTGTACGACAAAGACCCGGTATGTATATAGGCTCTGTTGATACAAAAGGGTTGCATCACCTTGTATATGAAGTTGTGGATAACTCCATAGATGAGGCAACGGCAGGTTTTTGTAAAAATATTATCGTTACCCTACATGTGGATGGTTCTGTGACTGTAGAGGATGATGGTAGAGGTATTCCTGTGGGTATCCATCCAACAGCTAAAAAACCCACTGTGGAAGTTGTCATGACAACACTTCATGCTGGAGGAAAATTCAACTCCGGTGCATATTTTGCATCAGGTGGATTACACGGTGTAGGTGTTTCGGTTGTAAATGCTTTATCTGAGTATTTAGAGGTTACCGTCAAGAGGGATGGAAAAGTTTATTTTCAAAGGTATGAAAGGGGTGTGCCCGTTTGTGAATTTAAGGAGATAGGGAAAACTGAGAAAACTGGTACAAAAGTAAGATTCAAACCTGATCCGGAGATTTTTGAGACTACAGAATTCCATTTTGAGGTACTGTCAAAGCGCTTTAGAGAACTGGCGTTTTTAAATAGTGGTGTGAGGATTAAAGCGATAGATGAGATTAATGATCGATCCCATGATTTCCTCTTCGATGGTGGTATTGTAAGCTATATAAAATTTTTAAACAAGGGTAAAGAGCTCCTTTTTGATGATCCCATATATGTAAGCGGTAAATATGAAAATGTCTTAGTGGAGTGTGCCATTCTTTACAACACCTCTTTTGATGAAAAGATCACTTCATTTGTAAACAATATTCACACAGAAGAGGGTGGTACCCATGAGTCGGGTTTCAAAACGGCATTTACCAAAGCTTTCAATAATTTTGTAAATAAACACAATCTCCTAAAAGAAAAAATCTCCCTTGAGGGTGATGATGTAAGAGAAGGGATGTCTGCTATTGTATCGGTAAAGTTAAATGAACCGATGTTTGAAGGCCAAACAAAGTCTAAATTAGGCTCCTCTATCGGTAAGGTGGCTGTCGAGGCTGTGTTGGGTTCGTTTTTACCAGATTTTTTTGAGGAGAATTCCGTTGTTGTCAAAAAGATTTTAGATAAGGCAGTACAAGCATATAGAGCTAGAGAAGCGGCCCGTAAGGCTAAGGAGCTTACGAGAAGAAAAAATGCCCTCGATGTTTCTACACTACCTGGAAAGCTTGCCGATTGTCAGGAAAAAGACCCAGCGCTTTCGGAGCTTTTCATAGTTGAGGGGGACTCCGCCGGAGGTTCTGCAAAACAGTGTAGGGACCGTAGGTTTCAGGCAATTTTGCCATTAAAGGGTAAGATACTCAATGTGGAAAAGGCAAGGTACGATAAACTATTATCAAACAATGAGATAAAGACTATAATTACTGCTCTTGGTTGCGGCATAGGTAAGGATGATTTTGATATCAATAAGCTGCGATATCATAAGATCATAATTATGACAGATGCTGATGTGGATGGGGCCCATATTACAACATTACTACTCACCTTTTATTTTAGATATATGCGACCAATTATTGAAAGAGGGTATCTATATATTGCAAGACCACCCCTTTATAAGATCAAGAAAAATAAAGTGGAAAGATATGTACATAACGAAGAGGAATTTGAGGACTTTATTCTGGATATGGGGCTTGAGGGGGTAGTGGTGGATGGGGTGCCTGAAATAAGGTATAAAGAGATTTTTAGGAATCTATTTTACATGAAGAGACTTCTTTCTAAGTATGAAAAAAAAGGTTATACTGAAGATTTGATACTTGTTTTATCTTTGCGTTTTGATCTTGAGCCGGAGAAACTCGCAGATAAGGATTATGTGGAAGAGTTAAGGGTTTTCCTCAATGGGAAAAATGTTTTTTCTTCTTATCAGTCGAATTTTATAGATTTTAATGAAGAATACAATAGATACAATATCTTCTTTACAACTGCAACAGGCTCTGTTTATGCTATAAATACAGATTTTTTGTCTACACCAGAATTTAAAGAGATCAGGAGACTGGGTAGGTATCTAAAAGAGATAGGTGGTATACCCATAAAGCTATCGGCTGACGGTTCAAGTTATGAATTTTCTAAGGTATCTGAACTTATAAATTTTATAGAATCACGTGGGAAAAAGGGGCTTACAATACAGCGTTATAAAGGTCTAGGTGAAATGAATCCAGAGCAGTTGTGGGAAACCACTGTGGATCCAGCTAGAAGGGTTTTGTATAGGGTTACCATTGAAGATGCTGAAGAGGCTGATACTCTGTTTTCTCTTCTTATGGGGGATGTTGTTGCTCCCCGTAGAGAGTTTATAGAAGAAAATGCCCTTTATGCAAAAAATATAGATATTTAG
- the gyrA gene encoding DNA gyrase subunit A gives MTNKDKGIIDISIEESIKSSYLDYAMSVIVGRALPDVRDGLKPVHRRVLFAMYEMGLAHNKPYKKSARVVGDVIGKYHPHGDTAVYDTLVRLAQDFSMRYPLVDGQGNFGSVDGDSAAAMRYTEVRMAKITDEMLADIDKDTVDFSPNYDGSMEEPLVLPAKIPNLLINGSSGIAVGMATNIPPHNLSEVIDALVFRIDNPDSDLNDILKFIKGPDFPTAGLLMGISDMKNAYLTGRGTIKIRARAEIQQLKSGKEQIIITEIPYQVNKSAMIEKIAELVRDKVITGISELRDESDRDGIRVVIEIKKGEMADVVLNQLYKFTQMEVSYGINMVALVNGRPLTLPLLRILDEFIQHRITVVTRRTQYLLKKAEERLHILEGLKMAVENIDEVIALIKGSSDVKEAKIKLIDRFGFSDLQVTAILDMRLQKLTGLEIEKLVEEYKETLKNIEFYKSILGNHQIKMGIIKEELLDIKSRYADKRKTEIVLDHNEISIEDLIPDTEVVVTITNQGYIKRTPLSFFSSQKRGGKGKSATLSKGEDFIETLLVSTNHSKLLFFTNTGKIHFLKVYELPESAPGTRGRHVSNFLSLSTGESIASVITLSDADHDRYIFMCTKGGIVKKTAIEEFKSGRNGMVAVKLRDNDELVSTVVTTDNDNIIIATKNGKTIQFESKEVRDMGRNASGVRGITLEDDDSVVSMEVLTGAPFILTVTTNGYGKCTLVSDYRIQSRGGKGLKLSKITPKTGPVCGAKQVKLEDDVMLMSKSGKIIRIAVSDIPVLGRDTQGVRLMNVADDEIVSIAIVKEE, from the coding sequence ATGACTAACAAAGATAAAGGTATTATCGATATAAGTATAGAAGAGTCCATCAAGTCAAGCTATCTTGATTATGCTATGAGTGTTATTGTGGGTAGGGCTTTACCAGATGTTCGTGATGGTCTAAAGCCAGTCCATAGAAGGGTTTTGTTTGCCATGTATGAAATGGGTCTTGCCCATAACAAGCCCTACAAGAAGTCTGCGAGGGTAGTGGGTGATGTAATAGGTAAATATCACCCCCATGGTGATACTGCTGTTTATGATACCCTTGTACGACTTGCCCAGGACTTTTCAATGAGATACCCGCTTGTTGATGGGCAGGGTAACTTCGGATCAGTGGATGGTGATTCTGCTGCTGCTATGCGATATACTGAAGTTAGGATGGCTAAAATCACCGATGAAATGCTTGCCGATATAGACAAGGATACCGTCGATTTTTCACCCAACTACGATGGTTCTATGGAAGAACCTTTGGTGTTACCTGCTAAGATCCCAAATCTTTTGATAAACGGTTCAAGTGGCATAGCCGTAGGTATGGCTACTAATATCCCCCCTCATAATTTATCGGAAGTGATAGATGCTCTTGTTTTTAGAATTGATAACCCTGATTCTGATCTCAATGATATACTTAAATTTATTAAAGGCCCCGATTTTCCAACTGCTGGGTTATTGATGGGTATCTCCGACATGAAAAACGCCTATCTTACAGGTAGAGGAACTATAAAGATTAGGGCCAGAGCAGAAATTCAACAACTTAAATCAGGAAAAGAACAGATTATTATCACTGAAATACCCTATCAGGTTAATAAATCTGCTATGATTGAAAAGATCGCCGAACTTGTCAGGGATAAGGTAATAACAGGTATATCGGAATTGAGGGATGAGTCTGATAGAGATGGTATAAGGGTGGTTATAGAAATCAAGAAGGGTGAAATGGCTGATGTGGTTTTGAATCAGCTGTATAAGTTTACCCAGATGGAGGTATCCTATGGTATCAATATGGTGGCTCTTGTAAATGGAAGACCTCTCACCTTACCACTTTTGCGTATATTGGATGAGTTTATTCAACACAGGATAACAGTAGTCACGAGGAGGACCCAATACCTGCTTAAAAAAGCGGAGGAGCGTTTACATATTTTAGAAGGGCTTAAGATGGCTGTGGAAAATATAGATGAGGTGATCGCCCTTATCAAAGGCTCTTCTGATGTAAAAGAGGCAAAGATTAAGCTCATTGATAGGTTTGGTTTTTCTGATCTTCAGGTGACAGCTATCCTCGATATGCGCTTGCAAAAGCTTACTGGACTTGAGATTGAAAAGCTTGTCGAAGAGTACAAAGAGACATTAAAGAATATAGAGTTTTATAAGTCTATTTTGGGGAATCATCAGATAAAGATGGGAATTATAAAAGAGGAGTTACTTGATATTAAAAGCAGGTATGCGGATAAGAGGAAAACAGAGATAGTTTTAGATCATAATGAGATAAGCATTGAGGATCTAATCCCAGATACAGAAGTTGTTGTTACAATAACAAATCAAGGTTATATCAAAAGAACACCTCTGAGTTTCTTTTCCTCCCAAAAGAGGGGTGGCAAAGGGAAGTCCGCTACACTAAGTAAAGGAGAGGATTTCATAGAAACACTTCTTGTAAGCACCAATCATTCAAAACTACTTTTCTTTACAAATACTGGTAAAATACATTTTCTAAAGGTATATGAGCTACCCGAATCTGCTCCTGGTACGAGGGGTAGGCACGTGTCAAATTTTTTATCTCTTTCAACAGGAGAAAGCATTGCTTCAGTGATAACCCTTTCTGATGCAGACCATGATAGATACATTTTCATGTGTACTAAGGGTGGTATTGTAAAAAAGACTGCTATAGAAGAATTTAAAAGTGGTAGAAACGGAATGGTTGCAGTAAAGCTAAGAGATAATGACGAACTTGTTTCCACCGTAGTAACTACTGATAACGACAATATAATAATTGCAACGAAAAACGGTAAAACCATTCAGTTTGAATCTAAAGAGGTCAGGGATATGGGTAGAAATGCCTCCGGTGTTAGGGGTATAACCCTTGAAGACGATGATAGTGTTGTTTCTATGGAGGTTCTTACCGGAGCGCCGTTTATATTGACAGTCACTACTAACGGTTATGGTAAGTGTACTTTGGTGTCCGACTATAGGATTCAGTCAAGGGGGGGTAAAGGGCTTAAACTTTCCAAGATCACACCAAAAACAGGTCCTGTTTGTGGCGCAAAACAGGTAAAGCTCGAAGATGATGTCATGTTAATGAGTAAGTCGGGGAAGATAATACGGATTGCGGTATCAGATATACCTGTTTTAGGTAGGGATACACAAGGTGTAAGGTTGATGAATGTGGCGGATGATGAGATTGTTTCCATCGCCATTGTAAAGGAGGAATAG
- the folD gene encoding bifunctional methylenetetrahydrofolate dehydrogenase/methenyltetrahydrofolate cyclohydrolase FolD, which produces MAILIDGKKISEKIRGYLKSKVISYKEKHDRVPGIAVILVGEDPASTVYVNMKEKACLEAGYKSVVERLPADSTTDDVLKLVDTFNKDRSINGILVQLPLPKQIDEKKILFSIDPSKDVDGFHPFNVGLMHIGEDTLFPCTPYGVMKMFEEHSIDLTGKNAVVLGRSNIVGKPMAALLLKANATVTICHSKTKNLPDVCKGADVLIAAIGKPHFVTKEFVKDGAVVIDVGINRLDGKLVGDVKFDEVKDIASYITPVPGGVGPMTITMLMYNTMKAFERTLA; this is translated from the coding sequence ATGGCTATACTCATTGATGGTAAAAAAATCTCTGAAAAGATCAGAGGCTATTTGAAATCAAAAGTGATTTCGTACAAAGAGAAACATGACCGTGTTCCTGGTATTGCTGTGATATTGGTGGGTGAAGACCCAGCAAGTACAGTATATGTTAATATGAAAGAGAAGGCCTGTTTGGAGGCAGGTTACAAGTCTGTAGTAGAGCGATTACCTGCTGATTCAACAACAGATGATGTGCTAAAATTGGTGGATACTTTTAATAAAGATCGTAGTATAAATGGTATACTCGTCCAATTGCCTCTGCCAAAACAGATAGATGAGAAAAAGATCCTTTTTTCTATAGATCCATCAAAAGATGTCGATGGCTTTCACCCTTTCAATGTTGGTCTTATGCACATCGGTGAAGATACTCTTTTCCCTTGTACCCCTTATGGTGTAATGAAGATGTTTGAGGAGCACAGTATAGATTTGACAGGAAAAAATGCCGTTGTGCTTGGTCGAAGTAATATAGTTGGTAAACCGATGGCTGCTCTTCTATTGAAGGCCAATGCTACCGTTACCATATGTCATTCAAAAACAAAGAACCTTCCTGATGTTTGTAAAGGTGCTGATGTCCTCATTGCTGCAATCGGTAAGCCCCATTTTGTTACTAAAGAGTTTGTAAAAGATGGTGCTGTAGTCATCGATGTTGGTATAAACCGCCTTGATGGAAAGCTTGTAGGTGATGTTAAGTTTGATGAGGTCAAAGATATTGCTTCCTACATAACACCTGTGCCAGGTGGTGTTGGCCCTATGACGATTACTATGCTTATGTATAATACTATGAAGGCTTTCGAGCGCACATTAGCTTAA
- the mnmE gene encoding tRNA uridine-5-carboxymethylaminomethyl(34) synthesis GTPase MnmE, which produces MDTIVAPITPLVNAAVIVVRISGDDALKGLTFFDVVSCEPRRVYFTRYKGSEVTDDVLLTYFKAPHSYTGEDVLEVSFHGNPVIVSSFIRDCYCLGFRAAAPGEFTKRAFLNGKVDLSQAESILDLISSKSKYSVQFSYNTLKGGLRFKVDGIIDQLVDIGSVIEAFVEFPEEDLDQAVFNNLSAMIDDITADVERLLGSYDTLQNYKTGFSVVIAGKPNVGKSSLLNFLLSQERSIVSDIPGTTRDYILEYANIGGIPIRLIDTAGVRYTDNAIEKLGISRSIEMIEKSDLTIVLLDASNIDTEDEFVLDITKGRNRLIFINKIDLKGDIAVEHDLSFSIKKGINLDLIVPKIVDKLSFKDAESFYVDILINDRHYHLFKNFLSHLSNLKSALFVQDLDISAYELSCAVDILYEVTGKRYTEDILNNIFEKFCIGK; this is translated from the coding sequence ATGGATACCATTGTAGCCCCTATAACGCCACTTGTGAATGCCGCTGTTATCGTTGTTAGGATTTCCGGTGATGATGCGTTAAAGGGGCTGACTTTTTTCGATGTAGTTAGTTGTGAACCGAGAAGAGTTTATTTTACCCGATACAAAGGTTCTGAGGTTACCGATGATGTTTTACTCACCTATTTTAAGGCTCCCCATTCTTATACAGGTGAAGATGTCCTAGAGGTCTCCTTTCATGGGAATCCCGTCATTGTATCTTCTTTTATAAGGGACTGTTATTGTTTAGGCTTTAGAGCCGCTGCTCCCGGAGAATTTACTAAGAGGGCTTTTTTAAATGGTAAAGTAGATTTATCACAGGCTGAGTCTATACTGGATCTTATAAGTTCAAAGTCTAAGTACTCTGTTCAGTTTTCTTACAATACATTGAAGGGTGGTTTACGATTCAAAGTAGATGGGATCATAGATCAGCTTGTCGATATAGGTTCTGTTATCGAAGCCTTTGTAGAGTTTCCAGAAGAGGACCTGGATCAGGCTGTTTTTAACAATCTTAGTGCTATGATAGATGATATAACTGCCGATGTAGAGAGGCTTTTGGGTTCATACGATACGTTGCAAAATTATAAAACAGGTTTTTCTGTTGTTATTGCTGGTAAGCCTAATGTTGGGAAATCCTCTTTGTTGAATTTTTTATTATCTCAAGAGCGTTCAATTGTTTCTGATATTCCTGGCACCACAAGGGATTATATATTGGAATATGCCAATATAGGTGGTATCCCCATCCGATTGATCGATACAGCTGGTGTCAGATACACAGATAATGCAATTGAAAAGCTGGGTATAAGCCGTTCCATCGAGATGATCGAAAAATCTGATCTTACAATCGTTTTATTGGATGCGTCCAATATAGATACAGAGGATGAGTTTGTTTTAGATATCACAAAAGGGAGGAACAGGCTTATTTTTATCAATAAAATCGACCTAAAGGGAGATATTGCTGTAGAGCATGACTTGAGCTTCTCCATTAAAAAGGGGATAAACTTGGACCTTATAGTACCTAAAATAGTTGACAAACTTTCCTTTAAAGATGCCGAATCCTTCTATGTGGATATTTTAATAAACGATAGACATTATCACCTTTTTAAAAACTTTTTATCCCATCTTAGTAATTTGAAATCGGCATTGTTTGTTCAAGATCTTGATATATCAGCTTATGAATTAAGTTGTGCAGTGGATATCCTATATGAAGTCACCGGCAAGAGATATACAGAGGATATATTGAATAATATTTTTGAAAAGTTTTGTATAGGCAAATAG